One segment of Micromonospora parathelypteridis DNA contains the following:
- a CDS encoding nucleoside triphosphate pyrophosphohydrolase produces MTARIVLLVTSPRLPAGLLTSAAWDVVRQHPVLTGAESELTMAVRQAGAEVTVVDGPATQPLLDAVATHGTAVWLAGPAGDEALARELGLRLARQPGLAEMELMYGSWDPPGARLLDAVAVLDRLASPGGDPWKRAQTHRSLAGYLLEESYEAYDAISADDTDALREELGDVLLQVVLHARLAEELPEDERWTIDDVAGGLVDKMIRRNPHVFAGAEAGTLEEITENWERIKRAEKARDSVLDGVALSQPALALAAQILGRAARAGRAVPPPLADTQVDPEARLGASLLATVAAAREAGIDPEAALRRATLAYAEAIRAAESDRPPGLSDH; encoded by the coding sequence ATGACGGCACGGATCGTCCTTCTGGTCACCTCACCGCGGCTGCCGGCCGGCCTGCTGACTTCGGCAGCCTGGGACGTCGTACGCCAGCACCCGGTTTTGACCGGCGCGGAGAGCGAGTTGACCATGGCCGTGCGCCAGGCGGGCGCCGAGGTGACCGTCGTGGACGGGCCGGCGACACAGCCGTTGCTGGATGCGGTGGCGACGCATGGCACAGCGGTGTGGCTGGCCGGCCCTGCGGGCGACGAGGCGCTGGCCCGGGAGTTGGGTCTGCGGTTGGCCCGGCAGCCAGGGTTGGCCGAGATGGAGCTGATGTACGGCTCGTGGGATCCGCCGGGCGCCCGGCTGCTCGACGCGGTGGCCGTGCTGGACCGCCTGGCCTCGCCGGGCGGCGACCCGTGGAAGCGGGCGCAGACGCACCGTAGCCTCGCCGGTTACCTGCTGGAGGAGAGCTACGAGGCGTACGACGCGATCAGCGCCGACGACACCGACGCGCTGCGCGAGGAGTTGGGCGACGTGTTGTTGCAGGTGGTCCTGCACGCGCGGCTCGCCGAGGAGTTGCCCGAGGACGAGCGCTGGACGATCGACGACGTGGCGGGTGGCCTGGTCGACAAGATGATCCGCCGCAACCCGCACGTCTTCGCCGGTGCGGAGGCGGGCACGCTGGAGGAGATCACCGAGAACTGGGAGCGGATCAAGCGCGCCGAGAAGGCGCGGGACTCGGTGCTGGACGGAGTGGCGCTGAGCCAGCCCGCACTGGCCCTGGCCGCGCAGATCCTGGGTCGCGCCGCCCGCGCCGGCCGAGCAGTCCCGCCACCACTGGCCGACACCCAGGTAGACCCGGAGGCACGGCTGGGCGCCAGCCTCCTGGCAACGGTCGCGGCAGCACGCGAGGCGGGAATCGACCCGGAAGCGGCCCTTCGCCGCGCCACCCTCGCCTACGCCGAGGCCATCCGCGCCGCCGAGTCCGACCGGCCACCGGGTCTCTCTGACCACTGA
- a CDS encoding response regulator transcription factor: MRVVIAEDSGILRDGLSYLLTDRGHRVLAAVADPEALRAAVDEHRPDVAVIDIRMPPTYTDEGLRAALAVRVAHPGTPVLLFSQYVETRYAAQLLAGGAGGVGYLLKDRVAEVGEFVDALTRVAGGATVLDPEVVTQLFGASRGVEELAGLSERERTVLALMAEGRSNVAIASALFLSVGAVEKHITSIFGKLDLPPSESDHRRVIAVLRHLQSGV, translated from the coding sequence TTGCGGGTGGTCATCGCCGAAGACTCCGGAATCCTGCGCGACGGGCTCAGCTATCTGCTCACCGACCGGGGACACCGGGTGCTTGCCGCGGTGGCCGATCCGGAGGCGTTGCGGGCCGCCGTCGACGAACACCGGCCGGACGTCGCGGTGATCGACATCCGGATGCCACCCACGTACACCGACGAAGGGCTGCGGGCCGCGCTCGCCGTACGCGTCGCCCATCCCGGTACGCCGGTGCTGCTCTTCTCCCAGTACGTGGAGACCCGCTACGCCGCGCAGTTGCTCGCCGGCGGCGCAGGGGGAGTGGGATACCTGCTCAAGGACCGGGTGGCCGAGGTCGGCGAGTTCGTCGACGCGCTCACCCGGGTCGCCGGTGGCGCGACCGTGCTCGACCCGGAGGTGGTGACGCAACTGTTCGGCGCGTCCCGCGGTGTCGAAGAGTTGGCCGGCCTCTCCGAGCGGGAACGGACCGTACTGGCCCTGATGGCCGAGGGGCGGTCGAACGTGGCGATCGCCTCGGCGCTGTTCCTCAGCGTCGGGGCGGTGGAGAAACACATCACCAGCATCTTCGGCAAGCTCGACCTGCCCCCGTCGGAATCCGACCACCGGCGGGTCATCGCGGTCCTGCGCCACCTCCAGTCCGGCGTCTGA
- the mfd gene encoding transcription-repair coupling factor: MLTGLFSAALADPGLTRARDLARSGAAQVDGLDITAPAALRPFAVAAVAADNAAGGAGRPVLAVTATTREADDLAAALGGLLPAEQIVVFPSWETLPHERLSPRSDTVGRRLAVLRRLAHPEATDAHGGTGPLRVVVAPVRSLLQPQLKGLGDLEPVQLAAGEEADLEEVARRLIDMAYARVDLVTKRGEFAVRGGILDVFPPTDEHPSRIEFWGDEVEEIRTFAVADQRTIEQVPLLWAPPCRELLLTPSVRERAAALAEQHPELAEILDKLAEGIPVEGMESLAPVLVGPDSLELLLDAMPAGTHVLLCDPERIRTRAHDLVRTSEEFLQASWAAAAVGGQAPVDVGAAAFRTLGEVRATAGKLRQPWWTLSPFGLVEAETAETRQPWEDAPEQGSVTPDDAIAVTLSAQPAPLYHGETTRVVDDLKRWAGEGWSIALVFEGHGPAQRAVEVLRDAGLGARLTEEVPTAPVPGELVVTCGALSSGFVDEASRFVLLTGNDVTGGRGTSTRDMRKLPSRRRNTIDPLELKAGDFVVHEQHGIGRYVELVQRTVNGASREYLVIEYAASKRGQPGDRLFVPTDQLDQLSRYVGGEQPTLHKMGGSDWQKSKARARKAVREIAAQLIQLYAARKASKGHSFGPDTPWQRELEDAFPWQETPDQLAAIDEVKRDMEQTVPMDRLICGDVGYGKTEIAVRAAFKAVQDGKQVAVLVPTTLLVQQHYNTFAERMSQFPVQIRQLSRFQTAKETERTLEMVADGTVDIVIGTHRLLQTATRFKQLGLVVVDEEQRFGVEHKEHLKTLRASVDVLSMSATPIPRTLEMAITGIREMSTIATPPEERHPVLTFVGAQDDRQVAASIHRELLRDGQVFYLHNRVESIDRAARRLRELVPEARVAVAHGQMSEDALEKVMVGFWEKEFDVLVCTTIVESGIDIPNANTLIVERADLLGLAQLHQIRGRVGRGRERAYAYFLYPPEKPLTEHAHERLATIAQHTELGAGMYVAMKDLEIRGAGNLLGGEQSGHIEGVGFDLYVRMVGEAVSAFKGERSEEETDVKIDLPIDAHLPHDYVSVERLRLEMYRKLAEARDEERLREVVAEMTDRYGEPPAPVQNLVEVARFRLLARRYGLTDVSMQGKHVRFGPLPLPDSKQLRLKRYHPDAVYKLATDQVSVPRPTTRRVGGEPLRDQALLQWCAQLLSDVLGAPAPLAVAAG, translated from the coding sequence ATGCTCACCGGTCTGTTCTCCGCCGCCCTGGCCGATCCCGGGCTGACCCGGGCGCGTGACCTGGCGCGCTCCGGTGCCGCCCAGGTCGACGGCCTCGACATCACCGCCCCCGCCGCGCTGCGCCCGTTCGCCGTCGCGGCGGTCGCGGCGGACAACGCCGCCGGCGGTGCTGGGCGGCCGGTGCTGGCGGTGACCGCCACCACCCGGGAGGCCGACGATCTCGCCGCCGCGTTGGGCGGGCTGTTGCCGGCCGAGCAGATCGTGGTCTTCCCCTCCTGGGAGACGCTGCCGCACGAGCGGCTCTCCCCCCGCTCGGACACGGTGGGCCGTCGGCTGGCCGTGCTGCGCCGGCTGGCGCACCCGGAGGCGACCGACGCGCACGGTGGCACCGGGCCACTGCGGGTGGTCGTGGCCCCGGTTCGTTCGCTGCTTCAACCGCAGCTCAAGGGGCTCGGCGATCTGGAGCCCGTGCAGCTCGCCGCAGGCGAGGAGGCAGACCTGGAGGAGGTCGCCCGCCGTCTGATCGACATGGCGTACGCCCGGGTCGACCTGGTCACCAAGCGCGGCGAGTTCGCGGTGCGGGGCGGCATCCTGGACGTCTTCCCGCCCACCGACGAGCACCCGTCCCGAATCGAGTTCTGGGGCGACGAGGTGGAGGAGATCCGTACCTTCGCCGTCGCCGACCAGCGGACCATCGAGCAGGTTCCGCTGCTGTGGGCGCCGCCCTGCCGGGAGTTGCTGCTCACCCCGTCGGTCCGCGAACGGGCCGCCGCACTCGCCGAGCAGCACCCCGAGCTGGCCGAGATCCTCGACAAGCTGGCCGAGGGCATCCCGGTGGAGGGGATGGAGTCGCTGGCTCCGGTGCTGGTCGGCCCCGACTCGCTGGAGTTGCTGCTGGACGCCATGCCGGCCGGCACCCACGTACTGCTGTGCGACCCGGAGCGGATCCGCACCAGGGCGCACGACCTGGTGCGTACCTCGGAGGAGTTTCTGCAGGCCAGCTGGGCCGCCGCCGCGGTCGGCGGCCAGGCCCCGGTGGACGTCGGCGCCGCCGCCTTCCGGACCCTCGGGGAGGTCCGCGCCACTGCGGGCAAACTCCGCCAGCCGTGGTGGACGCTGTCCCCGTTCGGTCTCGTCGAGGCGGAGACCGCCGAGACGCGGCAGCCCTGGGAGGACGCGCCGGAACAGGGCTCCGTCACCCCGGACGACGCCATCGCGGTGACGCTGTCCGCCCAGCCGGCCCCGCTCTACCACGGCGAGACCACGCGGGTGGTCGACGACCTCAAGCGCTGGGCCGGCGAGGGCTGGTCGATCGCGCTGGTCTTCGAGGGGCACGGCCCGGCCCAGCGGGCGGTCGAGGTGCTGCGCGACGCCGGCCTGGGCGCGCGGTTGACCGAGGAGGTGCCGACCGCGCCCGTCCCCGGCGAGTTGGTGGTCACCTGTGGGGCGCTGAGCAGCGGGTTCGTCGACGAGGCGTCCCGGTTCGTGCTGCTCACCGGCAACGATGTGACGGGTGGTCGGGGCACCTCGACCCGGGACATGCGCAAGCTGCCGAGCCGGCGACGCAACACCATCGACCCGCTGGAGCTCAAGGCCGGCGACTTCGTGGTGCACGAGCAGCACGGCATCGGCCGCTACGTCGAGCTGGTGCAGCGCACGGTCAACGGCGCCAGCCGCGAATACCTGGTCATCGAGTACGCGGCCAGCAAGCGGGGCCAACCCGGCGACCGCCTCTTCGTCCCCACCGACCAGCTCGACCAGCTCTCCCGCTACGTGGGCGGCGAGCAGCCCACCCTGCACAAGATGGGCGGCTCGGACTGGCAGAAGTCCAAGGCCCGCGCCCGTAAGGCGGTCCGGGAGATCGCCGCGCAGCTGATCCAGCTCTACGCCGCCCGCAAGGCGTCCAAGGGCCACTCGTTCGGCCCGGACACCCCCTGGCAGCGGGAGCTGGAGGACGCCTTCCCCTGGCAGGAGACGCCGGACCAACTCGCCGCGATCGACGAGGTCAAGCGGGACATGGAACAGACCGTCCCGATGGACCGGCTGATCTGCGGCGACGTCGGCTACGGCAAGACCGAGATCGCCGTCCGGGCGGCGTTCAAGGCGGTGCAGGACGGCAAGCAGGTGGCGGTGCTGGTGCCGACGACCCTGCTGGTGCAGCAGCACTACAACACGTTCGCCGAGCGGATGAGCCAGTTCCCGGTGCAGATCCGACAGCTGTCCCGGTTCCAGACCGCGAAGGAGACCGAACGGACGCTGGAGATGGTCGCCGACGGCACCGTCGACATCGTCATCGGCACCCACCGGCTGTTGCAGACTGCCACCCGCTTCAAGCAGTTGGGGCTGGTGGTCGTCGACGAGGAGCAGCGCTTCGGTGTCGAGCACAAGGAGCACCTGAAGACGCTCCGCGCGTCGGTCGACGTGCTGAGCATGTCGGCCACCCCGATCCCGCGCACCCTGGAGATGGCGATCACCGGCATCCGGGAGATGTCCACCATCGCCACCCCGCCGGAGGAGCGGCACCCGGTGCTCACCTTCGTGGGGGCGCAGGACGACCGGCAGGTGGCCGCCTCCATCCACCGCGAGTTGCTCCGCGACGGGCAGGTCTTCTACCTGCACAACCGGGTCGAGTCGATCGACCGGGCGGCGCGGCGACTGCGGGAGTTGGTGCCCGAGGCCCGGGTCGCGGTGGCGCACGGCCAGATGAGCGAGGACGCCCTGGAGAAGGTCATGGTCGGCTTCTGGGAGAAGGAGTTCGACGTCCTGGTCTGCACCACGATCGTCGAGTCGGGCATCGACATCCCGAACGCCAACACGCTGATCGTGGAACGGGCCGACCTGCTCGGCCTGGCCCAGCTGCACCAGATCCGCGGCCGGGTCGGCCGGGGTCGGGAGCGCGCCTACGCCTACTTCCTCTACCCGCCGGAGAAGCCGCTCACCGAGCACGCCCACGAGCGGTTGGCGACCATCGCCCAGCACACCGAGCTGGGCGCCGGCATGTACGTGGCGATGAAGGACCTGGAGATCCGTGGTGCCGGCAACCTGCTCGGCGGCGAGCAGTCCGGGCACATCGAGGGCGTCGGTTTCGACCTCTACGTGCGGATGGTCGGCGAGGCGGTCTCCGCGTTCAAGGGTGAGCGGTCGGAGGAGGAGACCGACGTCAAGATCGACCTGCCGATCGACGCGCACCTGCCGCACGACTACGTCAGCGTGGAGCGGCTGCGTCTGGAGATGTACCGCAAGCTCGCCGAGGCACGAGACGAGGAGCGGCTGCGCGAGGTGGTCGCCGAGATGACCGACCGGTACGGCGAGCCACCCGCACCGGTGCAGAACCTGGTGGAGGTGGCCCGGTTCCGCCTGCTGGCCCGCCGGTACGGCCTGACCGACGTGTCCATGCAGGGCAAGCACGTGCGGTTCGGTCCGCTGCCCCTGCCGGACTCGAAGCAGCTACGGCTCAAGCGCTACCACCCGGACGCCGTCTACAAGCTGGCCACCGACCAGGTCAGCGTTCCCCGGCCGACCACCCGTCGGGTCGGTGGCGAGCCGTTGCGTGACCAGGCGCTGCTCCAGTGGTGCGCGCAGTTGCTCTCCGATGTGCTGGGTGCCCCCGCCCCGCTCGCCGTCGCGGCGGGGTGA
- a CDS encoding cyclase family protein, with the protein MGEQWRAQFDAQVSFANGGGLNTEGFRLDIPGREITDDDLAALFVRHLGLLMVAEVRISAKTIIEEPHKGGRGVAVDEPGSERRLVELSHVISDGMITLPGWPAPQISDWLTFAASRANYAPGTEFHVARIDMIANTGTYLDTPAHRWSGGDDLAGVPLDRLADLPGVVVRVPAGTRAVDRLMLAPYEVAGRAVLLHTGWDTHFGTERYGAPEAPHLAGDAAQALADAGAALVGIDSINIDDMSAAAGGVRPAHSTLLAAGIPIVEHLTGLDALPPNGFRFTAAPPMVAGMGTFPVRAFAVINP; encoded by the coding sequence ATGGGAGAGCAGTGGCGGGCGCAGTTCGACGCGCAGGTGAGCTTTGCCAACGGCGGCGGGCTGAACACCGAGGGGTTCCGGCTGGACATCCCGGGGCGGGAGATCACCGACGACGACCTGGCGGCGTTGTTCGTCCGGCACCTCGGGTTGCTGATGGTCGCCGAGGTCCGGATCAGCGCGAAGACGATCATCGAAGAGCCGCACAAGGGCGGCCGGGGTGTCGCCGTCGACGAGCCCGGCTCCGAACGTCGGCTGGTCGAGTTGAGCCACGTGATCAGCGACGGGATGATCACTCTGCCTGGCTGGCCGGCCCCGCAGATCAGTGACTGGCTGACCTTCGCGGCGTCCCGGGCGAACTACGCCCCGGGCACCGAGTTCCACGTGGCACGGATCGACATGATCGCTAACACCGGCACGTACCTGGACACCCCCGCCCACCGATGGTCCGGCGGCGACGACCTGGCCGGGGTGCCGCTGGACCGGCTCGCTGACCTTCCCGGCGTGGTGGTCCGGGTGCCGGCCGGCACCCGGGCGGTGGACCGGCTGATGCTGGCCCCGTACGAGGTGGCCGGGCGGGCGGTGCTGCTGCACACCGGGTGGGATACGCACTTCGGCACCGAGCGGTATGGCGCGCCAGAGGCGCCCCACCTGGCCGGGGACGCCGCCCAGGCGTTGGCCGACGCCGGTGCGGCCCTGGTCGGCATCGACTCGATCAACATCGACGACATGAGCGCAGCGGCCGGGGGCGTACGCCCCGCGCACAGCACCCTGCTCGCCGCCGGTATCCCGATCGTGGAGCACCTGACCGGCCTGGACGCGCTGCCGCCGAACGGGTTCCGGTTCACCGCGGCCCCACCGATGGTGGCCGGCATGGGCACCTTCCCGGTCCGCGCCTTCGCCGTCATCAACCCCTGA
- the eno gene encoding phosphopyruvate hydratase produces the protein MATIEGIVAREILDSRGNPTVEVEVGLDDGTVARAAVPSGASTGAFEAIELRDGDADRYQGKGVEKAVSNVEDKIVDQIIGYEASEQRLIDQKMLDIDGTDSKSELGANAILGVSLAVAKAAAGSAELSLFRYLGGPNAHLLPVPMMNILNGGAHADSNVDIQEFMVAPIGAPTFREALRSGAEVYHALKSVLKKKGLSTGLGDEGGFAPNLPTNAAALDLIAEAVEKAGYRLGTDIVFALDVAATEFFDNGTYTFEGAAKSAEEMSNYYTKLAGDYPIVSIEDPLAEDDWSGWQTLTASIGDRVQIVGDDLFVTNPQRIARGIAEKSANAVLVKVNQIGSLTETLDAVDLAHRAGFKCMMSHRSGETEDTTIADLAVATGCGQIKTGAPARSDRVAKYNQLLRIEEELADAARYAGAGAFPRYRSA, from the coding sequence GTGGCAACCATCGAGGGAATCGTCGCCCGGGAGATTCTCGACTCGCGGGGCAACCCGACGGTCGAGGTCGAGGTCGGCCTGGACGACGGCACGGTCGCCCGTGCCGCCGTGCCGTCCGGCGCCTCCACCGGCGCCTTCGAGGCGATCGAGCTGCGCGACGGTGACGCCGACCGCTACCAGGGCAAGGGCGTGGAGAAGGCGGTCTCCAACGTCGAAGACAAGATCGTCGACCAGATCATCGGGTACGAGGCCAGCGAGCAGCGGCTGATCGACCAGAAGATGCTCGACATCGACGGCACCGACAGCAAGTCGGAGCTGGGCGCGAACGCCATCCTCGGGGTCTCCCTGGCCGTGGCGAAGGCCGCCGCCGGCAGCGCCGAGCTGAGCCTCTTCCGTTACCTGGGCGGCCCGAACGCGCACCTCCTGCCGGTGCCGATGATGAACATCCTCAACGGTGGCGCGCACGCCGACTCGAACGTCGACATCCAGGAATTCATGGTCGCACCGATCGGCGCGCCCACCTTCCGTGAGGCGCTGCGCTCGGGCGCGGAGGTCTACCACGCGCTGAAGTCGGTGCTGAAGAAGAAGGGCCTGTCGACCGGGCTCGGCGACGAGGGTGGCTTCGCGCCGAACCTGCCGACCAACGCGGCGGCCCTGGACCTGATCGCCGAGGCGGTCGAGAAGGCCGGTTACCGGCTCGGCACCGACATCGTGTTCGCGCTCGACGTGGCCGCCACGGAGTTCTTCGACAACGGCACCTACACCTTCGAGGGTGCCGCGAAGTCCGCCGAGGAGATGAGCAACTACTACACCAAGCTGGCCGGTGACTACCCGATCGTGTCGATCGAGGACCCGCTGGCGGAGGACGACTGGAGCGGCTGGCAGACGCTGACCGCCTCGATCGGCGACCGGGTGCAGATCGTCGGTGACGACCTGTTCGTGACCAACCCGCAGCGCATCGCCCGCGGCATCGCCGAGAAGTCGGCCAACGCGGTCCTGGTCAAGGTCAACCAGATCGGTTCGCTGACTGAGACCCTGGACGCGGTGGATCTCGCCCACCGGGCCGGCTTCAAGTGCATGATGAGCCACCGCTCCGGCGAGACCGAGGACACCACCATCGCCGACCTGGCGGTGGCCACCGGTTGTGGCCAGATCAAGACCGGCGCGCCGGCCCGCTCGGACCGCGTCGCGAAGTACAACCAGCTGCTCCGGATCGAGGAGGAGCTGGCCGACGCGGCGCGCTACGCCGGCGCTGGCGCGTTCCCGCGCTACCGTTCGGCCTAA
- a CDS encoding FtsB family cell division protein translates to MQQRRTPGGQRPARRPGQSGRPGGGRVTRGSVRETGVRAEPRGAAGRAPGAARGAEGVRSANRPGAARRTAAGGAVKRLAAPHPRRFTGRATVLFAVLIALALAYTYPVRVYLDQQADIERMEAAQAVQEAEIAKLATEAANWKDPAYITTQARERFFMGRPGEKMMVVLHDPEGAARDAGKSAGSGAPTGPVTWYDTLWSSVQAADSQQPGK, encoded by the coding sequence ATGCAGCAGCGCCGCACACCGGGTGGTCAACGTCCCGCCCGCCGGCCGGGTCAGTCCGGCCGGCCGGGTGGTGGCCGGGTCACCCGGGGATCGGTCCGCGAGACCGGCGTGCGCGCCGAACCGCGTGGCGCCGCTGGTCGGGCACCGGGCGCGGCTCGGGGCGCTGAGGGCGTTCGCTCCGCGAATCGTCCTGGCGCCGCTCGGCGTACTGCCGCCGGTGGTGCCGTCAAGCGGCTCGCCGCACCCCACCCACGTCGCTTCACCGGTCGGGCCACCGTGCTGTTCGCGGTCCTGATCGCGCTCGCGCTGGCCTACACGTACCCGGTCCGGGTCTACCTCGACCAGCAGGCCGACATCGAGCGGATGGAAGCGGCCCAGGCGGTGCAGGAGGCGGAGATCGCCAAGCTCGCCACCGAGGCCGCCAACTGGAAAGACCCGGCGTACATCACGACGCAGGCTCGGGAGCGGTTCTTCATGGGCCGCCCGGGCGAAAAGATGATGGTGGTGCTGCACGACCCGGAGGGCGCCGCCCGGGACGCCGGGAAGTCGGCCGGCTCGGGCGCGCCGACCGGCCCGGTGACCTGGTACGACACGCTCTGGTCGAGCGTGCAGGCGGCGGACAGCCAGCAGCCGGGCAAGTGA
- a CDS encoding DUF885 domain-containing protein — protein sequence MESFVPLAERIVEAVLESRPGLATSVGDHRYDDRLPDLSAGAVAADQAMLKEAADALSEIDPDALDVAEQVDHALLSSLVDRGLFESTEMRAHEWDPLRHNPGPLLHALLARPFAPADVRLTSLAGRLAAVPDALATARATLRDMPRIHAETAVGQFTGTAALIRDELPALLAQAPSQHDRVEPAATAAIAALEEFVAWLRVGLAADTGPGRDPRLGRRRWEARLWHTLDTELGAAEIQRRAWANLDRVTAEIREAAVELVGGRADDAAVRQALDMLAAEHPNDGTIVELAGVTLDEATDFVRAHDLITLVDDKCVIQEMPEFARGVAVAYCDSPGPLETAAVPTFYCIAPTPSDWPAHKVESFYREYNDHMIRNLTVHEAMPGHFLQLAHARRYVGDTRVRALAESGPFIEGWAVYAEELMVGLGFGGLPVRLQQLKMQLRMTINALLDQLVHAEDLPEAEAMALMTGRGFQEEGEAAGKWRRAQLTSTQLSTYFVGYSEVAEIAAARPDGVSVRDWHDAMLAHDCPPPRHLRTLLGL from the coding sequence ATGGAGTCCTTCGTGCCATTGGCTGAGCGGATCGTCGAGGCGGTGTTGGAGAGCCGGCCCGGGCTCGCCACCTCCGTGGGGGACCACCGTTACGACGATCGACTGCCGGACCTCTCGGCCGGCGCGGTCGCCGCCGACCAGGCGATGCTCAAGGAGGCCGCCGACGCGCTCTCCGAGATCGATCCAGATGCTCTGGATGTCGCGGAACAGGTCGACCACGCGCTGCTCAGCTCACTGGTGGACCGGGGGTTGTTCGAGTCGACCGAGATGCGGGCGCACGAATGGGATCCGCTGAGGCACAATCCCGGCCCGCTGCTGCACGCCCTCCTCGCCCGCCCGTTCGCTCCTGCGGACGTCCGGCTGACCAGCCTCGCCGGCCGGCTCGCCGCCGTACCGGACGCTCTCGCCACCGCCCGCGCGACGCTGCGGGACATGCCGCGGATCCACGCGGAGACGGCGGTCGGGCAGTTCACCGGCACGGCCGCGCTGATCCGCGACGAACTGCCGGCGCTGCTCGCCCAGGCGCCGAGCCAGCACGACCGGGTCGAGCCGGCGGCGACCGCGGCGATCGCCGCGCTGGAGGAGTTCGTCGCCTGGCTGCGGGTCGGCCTGGCCGCCGACACCGGCCCGGGCCGTGACCCGCGGCTGGGCCGGCGCCGCTGGGAGGCCCGTCTCTGGCACACCCTGGACACCGAGTTGGGCGCCGCCGAGATCCAGCGCCGCGCCTGGGCCAACCTGGACCGGGTCACCGCCGAGATCCGCGAGGCAGCCGTCGAGCTGGTCGGTGGTCGGGCCGACGACGCGGCGGTACGCCAGGCGCTGGACATGCTCGCCGCCGAGCACCCGAACGACGGGACCATCGTCGAGCTGGCCGGGGTGACCCTGGACGAGGCCACCGACTTCGTCCGCGCGCACGACCTGATCACCCTGGTCGACGACAAGTGTGTGATCCAGGAGATGCCGGAGTTCGCGCGTGGTGTGGCGGTGGCGTACTGCGACTCGCCCGGCCCGTTGGAGACGGCGGCCGTGCCGACCTTCTACTGCATCGCGCCCACCCCCTCGGACTGGCCGGCGCACAAGGTCGAGTCGTTCTACCGCGAATACAACGACCACATGATCCGTAACCTGACGGTGCACGAGGCGATGCCGGGGCACTTCCTCCAGCTCGCCCACGCCCGCCGCTACGTCGGTGACACCCGAGTCCGGGCACTCGCCGAGTCCGGCCCGTTCATCGAGGGCTGGGCGGTGTACGCGGAGGAGCTGATGGTCGGGCTCGGCTTCGGCGGCCTGCCGGTGCGGTTGCAGCAGCTCAAGATGCAGCTACGGATGACCATCAACGCCCTGCTCGACCAGTTGGTGCACGCCGAGGACCTGCCCGAGGCCGAGGCGATGGCGCTGATGACCGGGCGCGGCTTCCAGGAGGAGGGCGAGGCGGCCGGCAAGTGGCGCCGGGCGCAGCTCACCTCCACGCAGCTCTCCACCTACTTCGTCGGCTACAGCGAGGTCGCCGAGATCGCCGCCGCCCGCCCGGACGGGGTGTCGGTCCGTGACTGGCACGACGCGATGCTCGCCCACGACTGCCCGCCCCCGCGCCACCTGCGTACCCTGCTCGGCCTCTGA
- a CDS encoding amino-acid N-acetyltransferase — MSAQAGSSAPESQILVRRARTGDVRGIRRLVDTYTNDRRLLSKATVTLYEQVQEFRVAVRPSDGAVVGCGALHVMWEDLAEIRTVAVDPSCRGRRIGHRLVGELIDAARELGVARIFVLTFETQFFGAFGFQEIDGAPVPQPVYEQLLRSYDEGVAEFLDLERVKPNTLGNIRMLLRL; from the coding sequence ATGAGCGCGCAGGCCGGGTCGTCGGCTCCCGAGAGTCAGATCCTGGTGCGGCGGGCCCGCACCGGGGATGTGCGCGGCATCCGGCGGCTGGTCGACACCTACACCAATGACCGGCGGCTGCTCAGCAAGGCCACCGTCACGCTCTACGAGCAGGTGCAGGAGTTCCGGGTGGCGGTCCGCCCCTCCGACGGCGCCGTGGTGGGCTGCGGCGCGCTGCACGTGATGTGGGAGGACCTGGCCGAGATCCGTACGGTCGCGGTGGATCCGTCCTGTCGGGGCCGGCGGATCGGGCATCGGCTGGTGGGCGAGCTGATCGACGCCGCCCGCGAGTTGGGTGTGGCACGAATCTTCGTGCTCACCTTCGAGACGCAGTTCTTCGGCGCGTTCGGTTTTCAGGAGATCGACGGCGCACCGGTGCCGCAACCGGTGTACGAGCAGCTGCTGCGCTCGTACGACGAGGGTGTCGCGGAGTTCCTGGATCTGGAGCGGGTCAAGCCGAACACGCTGGGCAACATCCGGATGCTGCTGCGGCTGTAG
- a CDS encoding DUF501 domain-containing protein — protein sequence MTVVPPSEPAADSVPLPQREPATEADLAAVAAQLGRTPRGTRAVAHRCPCGLPDAVETTPRLSDGTPFPTLFYLTCPRATAACSRLESAGLMKEMADRLTTDPELAAHYRAAHEDYLARREAIGEVPEIAGISAGGMPGRVKCLHVHLGHALGAGPGVNPFGDETLELVEPWWTAGPCVDVPASE from the coding sequence GTGACTGTCGTACCACCGTCGGAGCCGGCGGCGGATTCCGTACCCCTGCCGCAGCGTGAGCCGGCCACCGAGGCCGACCTGGCCGCGGTGGCCGCGCAGCTCGGCCGGACGCCCCGCGGCACCCGGGCGGTGGCCCACCGTTGCCCGTGCGGCCTTCCCGACGCGGTGGAGACGACTCCCCGCCTCTCCGACGGCACCCCGTTCCCGACGCTCTTCTACCTGACCTGCCCCCGGGCCACCGCGGCGTGCAGCCGGCTGGAGTCGGCGGGGCTGATGAAGGAGATGGCGGACCGGCTGACGACGGATCCCGAGCTGGCCGCCCACTACCGGGCCGCGCACGAGGACTACCTCGCCCGGCGGGAGGCGATCGGCGAGGTGCCGGAGATCGCCGGTATCTCGGCCGGCGGGATGCCGGGCCGGGTGAAGTGCCTGCACGTGCACCTGGGGCACGCGCTGGGCGCCGGCCCCGGGGTGAACCCGTTCGGTGACGAGACCCTGGAGCTGGTCGAGCCCTGGTGGACGGCCGGCCCGTGCGTGGACGTGCCGGCGAGCGAATGA